In Trifolium pratense cultivar HEN17-A07 linkage group LG7, ARS_RC_1.1, whole genome shotgun sequence, a genomic segment contains:
- the LOC123896285 gene encoding uncharacterized protein LOC123896285, with protein FYIMHLENRPLKFSNITHHASVTQCLGSIGGNVWYLGVAKSSIVDSNGIKDETVVQSRSGHFYAPPAIEDVQVFKIAGSKYLKLNRGTWHAGPLFKSDTMDFYNLELSNTNEVDHTTHNFDKENGVVFSINE; from the exons TTCTATATTATGCATCTTGAAAATCGCCCACTTAAGTTTTCTAATATCACACATCATGCAAGTGTGACTCAGTGCCTTGGGTCCATTGGTGGTAATGTTTGGTATCTTGGAGTGGCTAAGTCATCCATTGTTGATTCAAACGGAATCAAGGACGAGACAGTGGTGCAGTCACGCAGCGGTCATTTTTATGCACCTCCTGCCATTGAGGATGTCCAAGTTTTCAAGATTGCAGGTTCTAAATATCTCAAGCTTAATCGAGGGACATGGCATGCTGGTCCTCTATTTAAGTCTGATACAATGGACTTTTACAATCTTGAGCTGAGCAATACAAAT GAGGTTGATCATACCACACACAACTTTGACAAAGAAAACGGAGTGGTTTTTTCGATCAATGAGTAA